AGCAATGCTTGAGAGGCTAAGTGGGCATTAGCATGGTCACTGCAATAGTGGTTATACCACCAGTTAATGATGGTGAATTACTAGGTAAGGTAATAGGCTACATGGAACGCAGCCTAACTAAGGCTGGGTTAAATAATGTAGTGTTCTGTGGCCCACTGAAGGGTGCTAGAATCCCTGGGTTAGTGGCCTTAGCAACCTACGTTGACTACAACTACGTATCATCCAGGGGATTACTGAAGGCATGCATTGAGGTTAACGTAAAACCACCCATAATGCTGATTAGGGGGAGTCAACCCTACTTAAGCCCGGAAACCTATGCTGAAGCCCTCTGGGCCTTAAGCTCCTTCAATAGGCCCATAGTAGTGTTATCCAGGGGTGGCAGGGGTTTAAGTACACCTATACTAGTGTCTAGTAGTAAATTGGTGAGTAGGCTAGTTTGGCTTAACTCTAGGTTTAAGTTAGCAAGCGCAATGGTTAGGTTCCTCATTGAGCATAAGAGGGATGTGTTACTTGTTGAGGTTAAGGATGAGTGCCTTGGTGTTAGGCTCAGCCCCTCAGCCTGCTTAAGTAGGATTAATGACTAGACATAATGCCTGGTTAATGCTACTTGCTAAGGTTATTACTGGTGAACTCCTTAAGCATTCTTACGAGTTCCTCCTCACTTGAGGTAACCTCAATGTTAGGTAAGTAATTCGTCATTTCCCTCCATATTATTGGATTATCCTTGAACCTATAATCCATGAGTATTATAAAGACCCTATCCTTATCGGACCTAAGCCCCCTACCTATGGCCTGCTTAACCTTAACTAAGGCTTGCCAAGTGTAGACTGCGTGCCACGCATCATCGTAGTTGGCCCTAGACTTAACAACATCAACTAACCCATTCATGAAATCATTCGGCTCAGGGTAAGGTACACCAATTATTGCCACTGCATCTATGTAGTTGATGTCATTGAACCTGAACTCAATACCCTCAACAAGCTTACCTCCGGCAACCGCCAGTATTAACTTATGTGGGTTAACTTTAATCGACCCTAACACATCCTCTATGGTTGTTGTACCTATTTCAACCACTAAGTCAACCCCATGCTTAATGTACTTCCTAGTGGCCTTAAGCGTGTCGTATGATGGGAAGACTGCTAGAACACTGTGGTTCACGGCATCATAAACACTTATCAATGCCTGCGCAATCCTACTGTACTGTTCCTCACTCCTTTCAGTATACTTTGTGGTTACTTCACCGTAAACCACAGCCTTAACGTTAGAGGACTTAACGTACTCGGTTAATCCAATCCTTAACTCACTAACCTTAACCTTAACACCCAGTAGGCTTGTGAAGAGCCTCGTAGGGGGCATTGTACCACTCATGACTATGAAACTATGGGCATTATTCAAAACCCCAGAGGCTGCTACCGATGGATCCATTAACCTGCTTACAATGGCCCTACCATCATTACCAATAGATAGGAAGAGGGCCTTATCCTTAGGCATCTTAACCACTGACTTGTAGAAATCAATTATGTCACTTAAGGGTGTACCAGCCAGAAGAATACCCCTACTCCTTTTACTGGCTAAAACCTCACCAGAGGCTTCACTTAAGTAATCAACGTCATTGAAGTACTCCAAGACCTTGGTTGAGTCAACCCTACGCTCACCCTGCTCGGTAACGCCTATGAAGAGGTCCCTGAAGAGGGCCCTTATTGATGCTAATGCCCTTAATGCCCCCGCTTTAACGTTAATGTCGCTTACGAACCTCCTAACATCAACTACCGCGGCCTTAACCATGGCCTCGGTGAGGTATTGGGTGTTTAGATCCAGTACTGCGTAGGGGAGGTTGTGCGCCTCATCAATGATTAGTATCGATGACTTAAGGTCTAGGTCAACAACCTCAGGGGCGTTTAGGGAGAATAAGTAGTAGTAGGATAGGATTATTAACTTTGCATCGCTGATGAGCATCCTTGAGGCATCATATGGGCATACGCCAAGCTTACATATTGACTTAACGTACTCACCTGGTGATTCCAACCCAGCCACAGTATCCATGAATAGGCTATGGTCAATTCCACTCTCCCTCAACTTAATATAATACCTACATTCCCCAGTCCTCTTAAGGTAATTACACTCCATTAGGAAGTCCCTATAGGGTAACTTGGACGTTGATGATATGCAACACATCCTCGCCCTATTCCTAACTAGGACGTAGGGTATGAAGAGCCCCTTAACCTTAAGTAACTTACTCAACTCCCTCATTGGGGCTATTGCCTGGTTATTAGTCCTAATCATGTAAATAACCTTAATAGGCTCACCCTCACTATAGGCTAAGGCCGCGGCCAAGGCAGCTGCAGTCTTACCCACACCAGTGGGTGCCTCAATCACAACACCCCTACCCTCCCCTAAATTACTGTATATGAAGTCGGCAATCTTAGCTTGAAGAGGCCTCCAACCCACGTACGGTAAGTACCTACTCACCTTAGTATTAATCATTAGACCAGCATTGAGACGCTGCACGCTTTAAAAACCTATGGCTCAGTGCCTTAATCTTGATGAAGCTATAACCCTTACCTCATTATTAGTACATTACGGTTTTAGGTAATAAGCCTTATAAAATGAAGTTACGTTGAACACTTGCAGTTATAAAATAATTACCAATTACGACTAATTGCATTTTAAAGTAATCTAGCATTTTCTCACAATATTTTTCTTATTGCACATCAAGTGTGAAATAAAAGATTTTAACTATTCATGAACTAAAAGGTATAGTGATACTATGGGCGAGAAAAGGAAGAAAATGGCTGTAGCCGTATTCTCAGGCAGTATAGATAGGTTAACTGGGTTGGCTATCCTTGTTTCTGGTGCAGTGGCCATGGGTATGGAGGTTGAATTATTCCTTCAATTATGGGGTGCATATTCCTTTAGGAAGGATGTTATACAGAAGAACATGAACTTTAGCGAATTTCAAAACCTGAGTTCTGAGGTTGCTAAGAGGTTGCAGGAATTGAAATTACCATCATGGTTTGATTTATTAAGGGAGGCTAAGAGGATGGGCAACTTAAAAATTTATGTGTGCTCCACGGCGGCTGCAATATGGAAGGCTAAGAAAGAGGACTTCGTTGATCTAGTTGATGACATAATAGGTGTGGGTGAATGGGTGGATAAAATGTCAGAAGCCGACATAACGCTATTCGTGTAGGTGATGGGCATGAATGAGATAAAGGGTGAATTAAGTCCCGAGGAGCTTAGGAAACTTAAACCAAACAAGACAGTAGACGCTAGGGGCATGTCTTGCCCAGGTCCTCTCCTGGCGGCTAAGCAGGCTATAACTGAAGTACCAGTTGGGGGAATACTGGAAACTCTCTCATCAGATCCTGGTACAAAAAGGGACTTACCCCTTTGGGCTAAGAAGATGGGGCATGTATACCTAGGCACAATAGAGGAGCCTGGGTACTGGAGAATATTCGTGAGGAGAATGAAGTGATTAAGTAGGTGATTGAGTATTGACTAGTAAAGAATCAAAACCGCAGGTTCTTATTTTCGCTACAAACATTATTTCAGACCCTGGAATATGCTCAGCCGGCTTAATGCACTTGAGTTACCCAGCTCAAACAACCATTATCAAAGTTCCATGTTCCTCCATGATAAGGCCAGAGTGGATACTAATAGCGATTGAAAGCGGCTTCGATGGCGTATTCATTGCTGCCGATGGTACTGATTGCCCATACTTAAGTGATTGCACAGACAGGACTGCGAAGCATGTTAGGGAGGCTCAAGAATTATTAAGCAATAGGGGTATTGAACCCGATAGAGTTAGAATGGCCGCCATTTGCTCAGTATGTGGGGAAGCCTTCTCTAGATTAATGAACGACTTTTACTCTAGGTTAATGAAACTAGGCCCCATTAAGGTGAGCTACCGTGGGGAATGACTTGTTTAGGAAGATCCTTGAGAAGGCTGAAATCGTGAATGAGCCACTTAACTACGATGTTGTAGTAATAGGTGGTGGCATAGCGGGCATAGAGGCGGCACTTGATTTAGCGGAAATGGATTATAAGGTTCTCTTAGTTGAGAAGGAGACAACTGTAGGTGGTAAAATGCTTTTACTAAGTAAGGTATTCCCAACTCTTGACTGTGCTAGTTGCATATCAACTCCGAAAATGGCGGCCGCTGCTCATCACCCTAACATAGAATTATGGACCTACTCAGAGGTTACCAGTATTGATGTTAAGGG
The sequence above is a segment of the Caldivirga sp. genome. Coding sequences within it:
- a CDS encoding ATP-dependent DNA helicase → MINTKVSRYLPYVGWRPLQAKIADFIYSNLGEGRGVVIEAPTGVGKTAAALAAALAYSEGEPIKVIYMIRTNNQAIAPMRELSKLLKVKGLFIPYVLVRNRARMCCISSTSKLPYRDFLMECNYLKRTGECRYYIKLRESGIDHSLFMDTVAGLESPGEYVKSICKLGVCPYDASRMLISDAKLIILSYYYLFSLNAPEVVDLDLKSSILIIDEAHNLPYAVLDLNTQYLTEAMVKAAVVDVRRFVSDINVKAGALRALASIRALFRDLFIGVTEQGERRVDSTKVLEYFNDVDYLSEASGEVLASKRSRGILLAGTPLSDIIDFYKSVVKMPKDKALFLSIGNDGRAIVSRLMDPSVAASGVLNNAHSFIVMSGTMPPTRLFTSLLGVKVKVSELRIGLTEYVKSSNVKAVVYGEVTTKYTERSEEQYSRIAQALISVYDAVNHSVLAVFPSYDTLKATRKYIKHGVDLVVEIGTTTIEDVLGSIKVNPHKLILAVAGGKLVEGIEFRFNDINYIDAVAIIGVPYPEPNDFMNGLVDVVKSRANYDDAWHAVYTWQALVKVKQAIGRGLRSDKDRVFIILMDYRFKDNPIIWREMTNYLPNIEVTSSEEELVRMLKEFTSNNLSK
- a CDS encoding hydrogenase iron-sulfur subunit, with protein sequence MTSKESKPQVLIFATNIISDPGICSAGLMHLSYPAQTTIIKVPCSSMIRPEWILIAIESGFDGVFIAADGTDCPYLSDCTDRTAKHVREAQELLSNRGIEPDRVRMAAICSVCGEAFSRLMNDFYSRLMKLGPIKVSYRGE
- a CDS encoding DsrE/DsrF/DrsH-like family protein, with amino-acid sequence MGEKRKKMAVAVFSGSIDRLTGLAILVSGAVAMGMEVELFLQLWGAYSFRKDVIQKNMNFSEFQNLSSEVAKRLQELKLPSWFDLLREAKRMGNLKIYVCSTAAAIWKAKKEDFVDLVDDIIGVGEWVDKMSEADITLFV
- a CDS encoding sulfurtransferase TusA family protein; amino-acid sequence: MNEIKGELSPEELRKLKPNKTVDARGMSCPGPLLAAKQAITEVPVGGILETLSSDPGTKRDLPLWAKKMGHVYLGTIEEPGYWRIFVRRMK